In Hippocampus zosterae strain Florida chromosome 3, ASM2543408v3, whole genome shotgun sequence, a genomic segment contains:
- the LOC127597531 gene encoding ras and EF-hand domain-containing protein-like isoform X1, translating into MSGSRLAQFEDDVQKQLAGAERSARAEERKKMEEVLWNLQRKHEDQIANLQATVDRLLQSQAESRSARSKEEQLDVSRHVGQLSQENEQLRSALLEARSDVGALRSELDKLKDMYADERAQRERETNQLKKMVIEYESYSSQVQILQDLNKQLCDSNDGLRSALASEVKRKVPAKNEAPARRTKPVRQSTLKHNSSSMSDVSSWADKYLDSGVSLPTDASESWVSDLDTDMDLDTDDGRGSTETVHRSYSCAHSDGELLDTKSEAGLSLAQSLGSSNASSMRRQLSAFAKETAEPEAAHVDDALPMYRLVLAGDAGAGKSSFLLRLALNQFKADIQTTLGVDFQIKKMLVDGQKTNLQIWDTAGQERFRSIARSYFRKAHGVLLLYDVTSESSFLNIRDWLDQIQDATEDTVPICIIGNKVDMRGQTPARRCVSTLHGEKLATAYGALFCETSAKEGTNVVEAVLHLARWVWGGGGGLWERGSFAVLTLCRSPFVPFEEK; encoded by the exons ATGAGCGGCAGCCGGCTGGCCCAATTCGAGGACGACGTTCAGAAGCAACTTGCGGGCGCCGAGCGCAGCGCCAGGGCGGAG GAGCGCAAGAAAATGGAAGAGGTCCTGTGGAACCTGCAGCGCAAGCACGAAGACCAGATTGCCAACCTGCAGGCCACCGTGGACCGACTCCTGCAG AGTCAAGCAGAGTCTCGGTCGGCCCGATCCAAGGAGGAGCAGCTGGACGTGAGCCGACACGTGGGCCAACTTTCCCAG GAGAACGAGCAGCTGCGCTCGGCTCTGCTGGAGGCCCGGAGCGACGTGGGCGCGCTGCGCTCGGAGCTGGACAAGCTGAAGGACATGTACGCCGACGAGCGGGCTCAGCGCGAACG AGAAACCAACCAGCTGAAGAAGATGGTGATCGAGTACGAGTCTTACTCCAGCCAAGTCCAGATTCTACA GGACTTGAACAAGCAGCTGTGCGACAGCAACGACGGCTTGCGCTCGGCGTTGGCGTCAGAAGTCAAGCGCAAG GTCCCCGCCAAGAATGAAGCGCCCGCTCGCAGAACCAAGCCCGTCAGGCAGAGCACCCTCAAGCACAACAG CTCCAGCATGTCCGACGTGTCCTCGTGGGCCGACAAATACCTGGACAGCGGCGTCTCGCTGCCCACGGACGCCAGCGAGAGCTGGGTCAGCGACCTGGACACAGACATGGACTTGGACACGGATGACGGCCGAGGCTCCACCGAGACCGTCCACCGCAGCTACTCTTGCGCCCACTCCGACGGCGAg TTGCTGGACACCAAGTCTGAGGCAGGGCTGTCCTTGGCGCAGAGCTTGGGAAGTTCCAACGCGTCGTCCATGCGAAGGCAGTTGTCCGCCTTTGCCAAAGAG ACGGCGGAGCCGGAGGCGGCCCACGTGGACGACGCCTTGCCCATGTACCGCCTTGTCTTGGCCGGAGACGCCGGCGCGGGCAAGTCCAGCTTCCTCCTGCGGCTGGCGCTCAACCAGTTCAAAGCCGACATCCAGACCACGTTGG GGGTGGATTTCCAGATCAAGAAGATGCTCGTGGACGGCCAGAAGACCAACCTGCAGATCTGGGACACGGCCGGACAGGAAAG GTTCCGCAGTATCGCCCGCTCTTATTTCCGCAAAGCTCACGGCGTTCTGCTCTTGTACGACGTGACTTCGGAGAGCAGCTTCCTCAACATCCGAGACTGGCTGGATCAGATCCAG GACGCCACCGAGGACACGGTTCCCATTTGCATCATCGGCAACAAGGTGGACATGAGAGGCCAGACGCCGGCCAGACGCTGCGTCAGCACTTTGCACGGAGAGAAGTTGGCCACG GCGTACGGCGCGTTGTTCTGCGAAACCAGCGCCAAAGAAGGGACCAACGTGGTGGAGGCGGTGCTCCATCTGGCCAGGTgggtttggggaggggggggggggctttgggaACGTGGTTCGTTCGCCGTGCTGACTTTGTGCCGCTCTCCTTTCGTTCCCTTTGAAGAGAAGTGA
- the LOC127597531 gene encoding ras and EF-hand domain-containing protein-like isoform X3, protein MSGSRLAQFEDDVQKQLAGAERSARAEERKKMEEVLWNLQRKHEDQIANLQATVDRLLQSQAESRSARSKEEQLDVSRHVGQLSQENEQLRSALLEARSDVGALRSELDKLKDMYADERAQRERETNQLKKMVIEYESYSSQVQILQDLNKQLCDSNDGLRSALASEVKRKVPAKNEAPARRTKPVRQSTLKHNSSSMSDVSSWADKYLDSGVSLPTDASESWVSDLDTDMDLDTDDGRGSTETVHRSYSCAHSDGELLDTKSEAGLSLAQSLGSSNASSMRRQLSAFAKETAEPEAAHVDDALPMYRLVLAGDAGAGKSSFLLRLALNQFKADIQTTLGVDFQIKKMLVDGQKTNLQIWDTAGQERFRSIARSYFRKAHGVLLLYDVTSESSFLNIRDWLDQIQAYGALFCETSAKEGTNVVEAVLHLARWVWGGGGGLWERGSFAVLTLCRSPFVPFEEK, encoded by the exons ATGAGCGGCAGCCGGCTGGCCCAATTCGAGGACGACGTTCAGAAGCAACTTGCGGGCGCCGAGCGCAGCGCCAGGGCGGAG GAGCGCAAGAAAATGGAAGAGGTCCTGTGGAACCTGCAGCGCAAGCACGAAGACCAGATTGCCAACCTGCAGGCCACCGTGGACCGACTCCTGCAG AGTCAAGCAGAGTCTCGGTCGGCCCGATCCAAGGAGGAGCAGCTGGACGTGAGCCGACACGTGGGCCAACTTTCCCAG GAGAACGAGCAGCTGCGCTCGGCTCTGCTGGAGGCCCGGAGCGACGTGGGCGCGCTGCGCTCGGAGCTGGACAAGCTGAAGGACATGTACGCCGACGAGCGGGCTCAGCGCGAACG AGAAACCAACCAGCTGAAGAAGATGGTGATCGAGTACGAGTCTTACTCCAGCCAAGTCCAGATTCTACA GGACTTGAACAAGCAGCTGTGCGACAGCAACGACGGCTTGCGCTCGGCGTTGGCGTCAGAAGTCAAGCGCAAG GTCCCCGCCAAGAATGAAGCGCCCGCTCGCAGAACCAAGCCCGTCAGGCAGAGCACCCTCAAGCACAACAG CTCCAGCATGTCCGACGTGTCCTCGTGGGCCGACAAATACCTGGACAGCGGCGTCTCGCTGCCCACGGACGCCAGCGAGAGCTGGGTCAGCGACCTGGACACAGACATGGACTTGGACACGGATGACGGCCGAGGCTCCACCGAGACCGTCCACCGCAGCTACTCTTGCGCCCACTCCGACGGCGAg TTGCTGGACACCAAGTCTGAGGCAGGGCTGTCCTTGGCGCAGAGCTTGGGAAGTTCCAACGCGTCGTCCATGCGAAGGCAGTTGTCCGCCTTTGCCAAAGAG ACGGCGGAGCCGGAGGCGGCCCACGTGGACGACGCCTTGCCCATGTACCGCCTTGTCTTGGCCGGAGACGCCGGCGCGGGCAAGTCCAGCTTCCTCCTGCGGCTGGCGCTCAACCAGTTCAAAGCCGACATCCAGACCACGTTGG GGGTGGATTTCCAGATCAAGAAGATGCTCGTGGACGGCCAGAAGACCAACCTGCAGATCTGGGACACGGCCGGACAGGAAAG GTTCCGCAGTATCGCCCGCTCTTATTTCCGCAAAGCTCACGGCGTTCTGCTCTTGTACGACGTGACTTCGGAGAGCAGCTTCCTCAACATCCGAGACTGGCTGGATCAGATCCAG GCGTACGGCGCGTTGTTCTGCGAAACCAGCGCCAAAGAAGGGACCAACGTGGTGGAGGCGGTGCTCCATCTGGCCAGGTgggtttggggaggggggggggggctttgggaACGTGGTTCGTTCGCCGTGCTGACTTTGTGCCGCTCTCCTTTCGTTCCCTTTGAAGAGAAGTGA
- the LOC127597531 gene encoding ras and EF-hand domain-containing protein-like isoform X2 encodes MEEVLWNLQRKHEDQIANLQATVDRLLQSQAESRSARSKEEQLDVSRHVGQLSQENEQLRSALLEARSDVGALRSELDKLKDMYADERAQRERETNQLKKMVIEYESYSSQVQILQDLNKQLCDSNDGLRSALASEVKRKVPAKNEAPARRTKPVRQSTLKHNSSSMSDVSSWADKYLDSGVSLPTDASESWVSDLDTDMDLDTDDGRGSTETVHRSYSCAHSDGELLDTKSEAGLSLAQSLGSSNASSMRRQLSAFAKETAEPEAAHVDDALPMYRLVLAGDAGAGKSSFLLRLALNQFKADIQTTLGVDFQIKKMLVDGQKTNLQIWDTAGQERFRSIARSYFRKAHGVLLLYDVTSESSFLNIRDWLDQIQDATEDTVPICIIGNKVDMRGQTPARRCVSTLHGEKLATAYGALFCETSAKEGTNVVEAVLHLARWVWGGGGGLWERGSFAVLTLCRSPFVPFEEK; translated from the exons ATGGAAGAGGTCCTGTGGAACCTGCAGCGCAAGCACGAAGACCAGATTGCCAACCTGCAGGCCACCGTGGACCGACTCCTGCAG AGTCAAGCAGAGTCTCGGTCGGCCCGATCCAAGGAGGAGCAGCTGGACGTGAGCCGACACGTGGGCCAACTTTCCCAG GAGAACGAGCAGCTGCGCTCGGCTCTGCTGGAGGCCCGGAGCGACGTGGGCGCGCTGCGCTCGGAGCTGGACAAGCTGAAGGACATGTACGCCGACGAGCGGGCTCAGCGCGAACG AGAAACCAACCAGCTGAAGAAGATGGTGATCGAGTACGAGTCTTACTCCAGCCAAGTCCAGATTCTACA GGACTTGAACAAGCAGCTGTGCGACAGCAACGACGGCTTGCGCTCGGCGTTGGCGTCAGAAGTCAAGCGCAAG GTCCCCGCCAAGAATGAAGCGCCCGCTCGCAGAACCAAGCCCGTCAGGCAGAGCACCCTCAAGCACAACAG CTCCAGCATGTCCGACGTGTCCTCGTGGGCCGACAAATACCTGGACAGCGGCGTCTCGCTGCCCACGGACGCCAGCGAGAGCTGGGTCAGCGACCTGGACACAGACATGGACTTGGACACGGATGACGGCCGAGGCTCCACCGAGACCGTCCACCGCAGCTACTCTTGCGCCCACTCCGACGGCGAg TTGCTGGACACCAAGTCTGAGGCAGGGCTGTCCTTGGCGCAGAGCTTGGGAAGTTCCAACGCGTCGTCCATGCGAAGGCAGTTGTCCGCCTTTGCCAAAGAG ACGGCGGAGCCGGAGGCGGCCCACGTGGACGACGCCTTGCCCATGTACCGCCTTGTCTTGGCCGGAGACGCCGGCGCGGGCAAGTCCAGCTTCCTCCTGCGGCTGGCGCTCAACCAGTTCAAAGCCGACATCCAGACCACGTTGG GGGTGGATTTCCAGATCAAGAAGATGCTCGTGGACGGCCAGAAGACCAACCTGCAGATCTGGGACACGGCCGGACAGGAAAG GTTCCGCAGTATCGCCCGCTCTTATTTCCGCAAAGCTCACGGCGTTCTGCTCTTGTACGACGTGACTTCGGAGAGCAGCTTCCTCAACATCCGAGACTGGCTGGATCAGATCCAG GACGCCACCGAGGACACGGTTCCCATTTGCATCATCGGCAACAAGGTGGACATGAGAGGCCAGACGCCGGCCAGACGCTGCGTCAGCACTTTGCACGGAGAGAAGTTGGCCACG GCGTACGGCGCGTTGTTCTGCGAAACCAGCGCCAAAGAAGGGACCAACGTGGTGGAGGCGGTGCTCCATCTGGCCAGGTgggtttggggaggggggggggggctttgggaACGTGGTTCGTTCGCCGTGCTGACTTTGTGCCGCTCTCCTTTCGTTCCCTTTGAAGAGAAGTGA
- the LOC127597536 gene encoding uncharacterized protein LOC127597536 isoform X3 has product MEPRPGCEEEPALTRAREPAPTAAPEGRGERSSRTEKDGGESPGGDGARDDFERPRVRGGEGARTPKKTVRFREASADEPLAERAGEETSLFPDCAPQEWSGVSFDELFQKEDWQRLTDERLLCKKVLEPAAPGAPRPVWGQQATVKMQAVLEDRTVVEKDRKLLFTIGEGDVSRRARRPRRSSSALPAAAAGRQRQSGPAESAAVRPHPRRQPQAGARQLPFPAGGVRRGRASLPDGPGCAHHLRRGCRRGGRARGAPLPGQVSEQPRRGAAQTGAAPGGAARQPRGACHRARQRQGPLQGGKDPVGRRRLRGGRAAAEESLEAGARRQGHPRRAFQAGEEAVGRRGRTPWQSEGRRDVGRRRRAFFPSLQSNMAHLVEADGGSSAGGAGRLAGIAHPPCKELNN; this is encoded by the exons ATGGAGCCGCGGCCCGGCTGCGAGGAGGAGCCTGCCCTGACACGGGCGAGGGAGCCCGCGCCGACGGCGGCCCCCGAGGGAAGGGGGGAGCGGTCGAGTAGGACGGAGAAGGATGGCGGCGAGAGTCCCGGAGGAGACGGCGCTCGGGACGACTTTGAGAGGCCCCGAGTCCGAGGAGGGGAAGGGGCGCGGACGCCCAAGAAGACGGTGCGCTTCCGAGAAGCGTCCGCAGACGAGCCGCTGGCGGAGAGGGCCGGAGAGGAGACGAGCCTTTTTCCCGACTGCGCCCCGCAGGAGTGGAGCGGCGTCTCCTTCGACGAGCTCTTCCAGAAAGAAGACTGGCAGCGGCTCACAG ACGAGCGACTGCTGTGCAAGAAGGTGCTGGAGCCAGCCGCCCCCGGCGCCCCTCGGCCCGTCTGGGGCCAGCAGGCCACGGTGAAGATGCAGGCCGTCCTGGAGGACCGCACCGTCGTGGAGAAGGACCGCAAGCTGCTCTTTACTATCGGCGAAGGAGACGTGAGCCGG AGAGCCCGACGTCCCCGCCGGAGCTCCTCTGCTCTACCAGCTGCAGCTGCTGGACGTCAGCGACAAAGCGGACCCGCTGAATCTGCCGCTGTCCGACCGCATCCGCGCCGGCAACCGCAAGCGGGAGCGAGGCAACTTCCATTTCCAGCGGGAGGAGTACGGCGAGGCCGCGCGAGCCTACCGGATGGCCCTGGATGTGCTCACCACCTGCGGCGGGG ATGCCGGCGAGGAGGACGAGCGAGAGGTGCGCCACTACCGGGTCAAGTGTCTGAACAACCTCGCCGCGGCGCTGCTCAAACTGGAGCGGCGCCGGGAGGCGCTGCTCGCCAGCCGCGAGGCGCTTGCCATCGAGCCCGACAACGTCAAGGCCCTCTACAGGGCGGGAAAG ATCCTGTCGGACGCCGGCGACTACGGGGAGGCCGCGCGGCTGCTGAAGAAAGCCTTGAAGCTGGAGCCCGGCGCCAGG GCCATCCACGCCGAGCTTTCCAAGCTGGTGAAGAGGCGGTCGGGCGGCGAGGCCGCACGCCATGGCAAAGCGAAGGCCGCCGAGATGTCGGGCGACGACGTCGCGCCTTTTTCCCTTCCCTCCAAAGCAACATGG CCCATCTCGTGGAAGCTGATGGCGGGAGCTCTGCTGGTGGCGCTGGGCGGCTTGCTGGCATCGCTCATCCTCCCTGCAAGGAATTGAACAATTGA
- the LOC127597536 gene encoding uncharacterized protein LOC127597536 isoform X2, with protein sequence MEPRPGCEEEPALTRAREPAPTAAPEGRGERSSRTEKDGGESPGGDGARDDFERPRVRGGEGARTPKKTVRFREASADEPLAERAGEETSLFPDCAPQEWSGVSFDELFQKEDWQRLTDERLLCKKVLEPAAPGAPRPVWGQQATVKMQAVLEDRTVVEKDRKLLFTIGEGDVSRRARRPRRSSSALPAAAAGRQRQSGPAESAAVRPHPRRQPQAGARQLPFPAGGVRRGRASLPDGPGCAHHLRRGCRRGGRARGAPLPGQVSEQPRRGAAQTGAAPGGAARQPRGACHRARQRQGPLQGGKDPVGRRRLRGGRAAAEESLEAGARRQGHPRRAFQAGEEAVGRRGRTPWQSEGRRDVGRRRRAFFPSLQSNMGQVTSKEQQTTPRGVPHLPSLGCVSAHLVEADGGSSAGGAGRLAGIAHPPCKELNN encoded by the exons ATGGAGCCGCGGCCCGGCTGCGAGGAGGAGCCTGCCCTGACACGGGCGAGGGAGCCCGCGCCGACGGCGGCCCCCGAGGGAAGGGGGGAGCGGTCGAGTAGGACGGAGAAGGATGGCGGCGAGAGTCCCGGAGGAGACGGCGCTCGGGACGACTTTGAGAGGCCCCGAGTCCGAGGAGGGGAAGGGGCGCGGACGCCCAAGAAGACGGTGCGCTTCCGAGAAGCGTCCGCAGACGAGCCGCTGGCGGAGAGGGCCGGAGAGGAGACGAGCCTTTTTCCCGACTGCGCCCCGCAGGAGTGGAGCGGCGTCTCCTTCGACGAGCTCTTCCAGAAAGAAGACTGGCAGCGGCTCACAG ACGAGCGACTGCTGTGCAAGAAGGTGCTGGAGCCAGCCGCCCCCGGCGCCCCTCGGCCCGTCTGGGGCCAGCAGGCCACGGTGAAGATGCAGGCCGTCCTGGAGGACCGCACCGTCGTGGAGAAGGACCGCAAGCTGCTCTTTACTATCGGCGAAGGAGACGTGAGCCGG AGAGCCCGACGTCCCCGCCGGAGCTCCTCTGCTCTACCAGCTGCAGCTGCTGGACGTCAGCGACAAAGCGGACCCGCTGAATCTGCCGCTGTCCGACCGCATCCGCGCCGGCAACCGCAAGCGGGAGCGAGGCAACTTCCATTTCCAGCGGGAGGAGTACGGCGAGGCCGCGCGAGCCTACCGGATGGCCCTGGATGTGCTCACCACCTGCGGCGGGG ATGCCGGCGAGGAGGACGAGCGAGAGGTGCGCCACTACCGGGTCAAGTGTCTGAACAACCTCGCCGCGGCGCTGCTCAAACTGGAGCGGCGCCGGGAGGCGCTGCTCGCCAGCCGCGAGGCGCTTGCCATCGAGCCCGACAACGTCAAGGCCCTCTACAGGGCGGGAAAG ATCCTGTCGGACGCCGGCGACTACGGGGAGGCCGCGCGGCTGCTGAAGAAAGCCTTGAAGCTGGAGCCCGGCGCCAGG GCCATCCACGCCGAGCTTTCCAAGCTGGTGAAGAGGCGGTCGGGCGGCGAGGCCGCACGCCATGGCAAAGCGAAGGCCGCCGAGATGTCGGGCGACGACGTCGCGCCTTTTTCCCTTCCCTCCAAAGCAACATGGGTCAGGTGACGAGCAAAGAACAACAGACGACCCCCCGGGGTGTCCCTCACCTGCCCTCACTTGGTTGTGTTTCAGCCCATCTCGTGGAAGCTGATGGCGGGAGCTCTGCTGGTGGCGCTGGGCGGCTTGCTGGCATCGCTCATCCTCCCTGCAAGGAATTGAACAATTGA
- the LOC127597536 gene encoding uncharacterized protein LOC127597536 isoform X4 — translation MEPRPGCEEEPALTRAREPAPTAAPEGRGERSSRTEKDGGESPGGDGARDDFERPRVRGGEGARTPKKTVRFREASADEPLAERAGEETSLFPDCAPQEWSGVSFDELFQKEDWQRLTDERLLCKKVLEPAAPGAPRPVWGQQATVKMQAVLEDRTVVEKDRKLLFTIGEGDVSRALEEGVVSMRRGETALLLAHSRYAYGPAGRCRRGGRARGAPLPGQVSEQPRRGAAQTGAAPGGAARQPRGACHRARQRQGPLQGGKDPVGRRRLRGGRAAAEESLEAGARRQGHPRRAFQAGEEAVGRRGRTPWQSEGRRDVGRRRRAFFPSLQSNMGQVTSKEQQTTPRGVPHLPSLGCVSAHLVEADGGSSAGGAGRLAGIAHPPCKELNN, via the exons ATGGAGCCGCGGCCCGGCTGCGAGGAGGAGCCTGCCCTGACACGGGCGAGGGAGCCCGCGCCGACGGCGGCCCCCGAGGGAAGGGGGGAGCGGTCGAGTAGGACGGAGAAGGATGGCGGCGAGAGTCCCGGAGGAGACGGCGCTCGGGACGACTTTGAGAGGCCCCGAGTCCGAGGAGGGGAAGGGGCGCGGACGCCCAAGAAGACGGTGCGCTTCCGAGAAGCGTCCGCAGACGAGCCGCTGGCGGAGAGGGCCGGAGAGGAGACGAGCCTTTTTCCCGACTGCGCCCCGCAGGAGTGGAGCGGCGTCTCCTTCGACGAGCTCTTCCAGAAAGAAGACTGGCAGCGGCTCACAG ACGAGCGACTGCTGTGCAAGAAGGTGCTGGAGCCAGCCGCCCCCGGCGCCCCTCGGCCCGTCTGGGGCCAGCAGGCCACGGTGAAGATGCAGGCCGTCCTGGAGGACCGCACCGTCGTGGAGAAGGACCGCAAGCTGCTCTTTACTATCGGCGAAGGAGACGTGAGCCGG gcgctggaggagggcgtcGTGTCCATGCGCAGGGGCGAGACGGCGCTGCTGCTGGCCCATTCCCGCTACGCCTACGGGCCGGCGGGCAG ATGCCGGCGAGGAGGACGAGCGAGAGGTGCGCCACTACCGGGTCAAGTGTCTGAACAACCTCGCCGCGGCGCTGCTCAAACTGGAGCGGCGCCGGGAGGCGCTGCTCGCCAGCCGCGAGGCGCTTGCCATCGAGCCCGACAACGTCAAGGCCCTCTACAGGGCGGGAAAG ATCCTGTCGGACGCCGGCGACTACGGGGAGGCCGCGCGGCTGCTGAAGAAAGCCTTGAAGCTGGAGCCCGGCGCCAGG GCCATCCACGCCGAGCTTTCCAAGCTGGTGAAGAGGCGGTCGGGCGGCGAGGCCGCACGCCATGGCAAAGCGAAGGCCGCCGAGATGTCGGGCGACGACGTCGCGCCTTTTTCCCTTCCCTCCAAAGCAACATGGGTCAGGTGACGAGCAAAGAACAACAGACGACCCCCCGGGGTGTCCCTCACCTGCCCTCACTTGGTTGTGTTTCAGCCCATCTCGTGGAAGCTGATGGCGGGAGCTCTGCTGGTGGCGCTGGGCGGCTTGCTGGCATCGCTCATCCTCCCTGCAAGGAATTGAACAATTGA
- the LOC127597536 gene encoding peptidyl-prolyl cis-trans isomerase FKBP8-like isoform X1: protein MEPRPGCEEEPALTRAREPAPTAAPEGRGERSSRTEKDGGESPGGDGARDDFERPRVRGGEGARTPKKTVRFREASADEPLAERAGEETSLFPDCAPQEWSGVSFDELFQKEDWQRLTDERLLCKKVLEPAAPGAPRPVWGQQATVKMQAVLEDRTVVEKDRKLLFTIGEGDVSRALEEGVVSMRRGETALLLAHSRYAYGPAGREPDVPAGAPLLYQLQLLDVSDKADPLNLPLSDRIRAGNRKRERGNFHFQREEYGEAARAYRMALDVLTTCGGDAGEEDEREVRHYRVKCLNNLAAALLKLERRREALLASREALAIEPDNVKALYRAGKILSDAGDYGEAARLLKKALKLEPGARAIHAELSKLVKRRSGGEAARHGKAKAAEMSGDDVAPFSLPSKATWPISWKLMAGALLVALGGLLASLILPARN, encoded by the exons ATGGAGCCGCGGCCCGGCTGCGAGGAGGAGCCTGCCCTGACACGGGCGAGGGAGCCCGCGCCGACGGCGGCCCCCGAGGGAAGGGGGGAGCGGTCGAGTAGGACGGAGAAGGATGGCGGCGAGAGTCCCGGAGGAGACGGCGCTCGGGACGACTTTGAGAGGCCCCGAGTCCGAGGAGGGGAAGGGGCGCGGACGCCCAAGAAGACGGTGCGCTTCCGAGAAGCGTCCGCAGACGAGCCGCTGGCGGAGAGGGCCGGAGAGGAGACGAGCCTTTTTCCCGACTGCGCCCCGCAGGAGTGGAGCGGCGTCTCCTTCGACGAGCTCTTCCAGAAAGAAGACTGGCAGCGGCTCACAG ACGAGCGACTGCTGTGCAAGAAGGTGCTGGAGCCAGCCGCCCCCGGCGCCCCTCGGCCCGTCTGGGGCCAGCAGGCCACGGTGAAGATGCAGGCCGTCCTGGAGGACCGCACCGTCGTGGAGAAGGACCGCAAGCTGCTCTTTACTATCGGCGAAGGAGACGTGAGCCGG gcgctggaggagggcgtcGTGTCCATGCGCAGGGGCGAGACGGCGCTGCTGCTGGCCCATTCCCGCTACGCCTACGGGCCGGCGGGCAG AGAGCCCGACGTCCCCGCCGGAGCTCCTCTGCTCTACCAGCTGCAGCTGCTGGACGTCAGCGACAAAGCGGACCCGCTGAATCTGCCGCTGTCCGACCGCATCCGCGCCGGCAACCGCAAGCGGGAGCGAGGCAACTTCCATTTCCAGCGGGAGGAGTACGGCGAGGCCGCGCGAGCCTACCGGATGGCCCTGGATGTGCTCACCACCTGCGGCGGGG ATGCCGGCGAGGAGGACGAGCGAGAGGTGCGCCACTACCGGGTCAAGTGTCTGAACAACCTCGCCGCGGCGCTGCTCAAACTGGAGCGGCGCCGGGAGGCGCTGCTCGCCAGCCGCGAGGCGCTTGCCATCGAGCCCGACAACGTCAAGGCCCTCTACAGGGCGGGAAAG ATCCTGTCGGACGCCGGCGACTACGGGGAGGCCGCGCGGCTGCTGAAGAAAGCCTTGAAGCTGGAGCCCGGCGCCAGG GCCATCCACGCCGAGCTTTCCAAGCTGGTGAAGAGGCGGTCGGGCGGCGAGGCCGCACGCCATGGCAAAGCGAAGGCCGCCGAGATGTCGGGCGACGACGTCGCGCCTTTTTCCCTTCCCTCCAAAGCAACATGG CCCATCTCGTGGAAGCTGATGGCGGGAGCTCTGCTGGTGGCGCTGGGCGGCTTGCTGGCATCGCTCATCCTCCCTGCAAGGAATTGA
- the LOC127597549 gene encoding peroxisomal membrane protein 11B-like — translation MEALRNVIKQSQGRDRLLRATQFASALCAHALRNQSRRKELVTKFKSLEANLSVGRKLFRLGNAMDAGEAAKRSARLSDPVLCLCLTAANVNRALYLMCDNALWAAGAGLLPDLDRGRWGAGACRFYLLSLVMSLTRDAYLVLRLALRHAGDERFRRQMILHLNQSPQVAPAVIPHLDALVLLLLRGFKSQPAVLLDAVKNACDLSMPLDKLGIYRSDPGTLAFCGLLSSLIGIVTLVRPELRLEA, via the exons ATGGAGGCGCTGCGAAACGTCATCAAGCAGAGCCAGGGAAGGGACCGTCTTCTCAG AGCCACCCAGTTCGCGTCCGCCCTGTGCGCGCACGCTCTGCGAAATCAGTCCCGGCGAAAGGAGCTGGTGACCAAATTCAAGAGTCTGGAGGCCAACTTGAGTGTCGGACGAAAGT TGTTCAGGCTGGGGAACGCCATGGACGCCGGCGAGGCGGCCAAGCGGAGCGCGCGGCTCTCCGACCCGGTGCTTTGCCTTTGCCTGACCGCGGCCAACGTCAACCGCGCCCTCTACTTGATGTGCGACAACGCGCTGTGGGCCGCCGGCGCGGGCCTCCTGCCCGATCTGGACCGGGGCCGCTGGGGCGCCGGCGCCTGCCGCTTCTACCTGCTCTCGCTGGTCATGAGCCTGACCCGAGACGCGTACCTCGTGCTGCGGCTCGCGCTGCGGCACGCCGGGGACGAGCGCTTCCGGCGGCAAATGATTTTGCATCTGAACCAGAGTCCCCAAGTGGCCCCCGCGGTCATCCCTCATTTGGACGCCCTGGTGCTCCTGCTCCTGCGCGGCTTCAAATCGCAGCCGGCCGTCCTTTTGGACGCCGTCAAAAATGCGTGCGATCTGTCCATGCCGCTGGACAAGTTGGGGATCTACCGCTCGGATCCGGGCACGCTGGCCTTTTGCGGCCTGCTCTCCTCGCTCATCGGCATCGTGACCCTGGTGCGGCCCGAGCTGAGACTGGAAGCCTGA